Proteins encoded by one window of Methylovirgula ligni:
- a CDS encoding gamma carbonic anhydrase family protein, with translation MPLYALDEVSPRLAAGVWIAPDAQVIGHVLIGIDTSIWFGAVLRGDNEKISIGARTNIQDGAILHTDLGYPLEVGEGCTIGHRAILHGCLIGANTLIGMGATVLNGANVGRNCLVGANSLLSEGKAYPDNSLIVGAPARVVRELTESEIGKLRESAAGYIANARRYGRSLVPAREERQSIKA, from the coding sequence ATGCCGCTCTATGCGCTCGACGAAGTATCGCCGCGGCTTGCTGCTGGCGTCTGGATCGCGCCCGATGCGCAAGTAATCGGCCATGTCCTGATCGGCATCGACACCTCGATCTGGTTTGGCGCCGTGCTGCGTGGCGACAATGAGAAGATCAGCATCGGCGCCCGCACGAATATTCAGGATGGCGCCATCCTCCACACCGATCTTGGCTATCCGCTCGAAGTGGGGGAGGGCTGCACCATCGGCCATCGGGCGATTCTGCACGGTTGCCTCATCGGCGCCAATACCCTGATCGGTATGGGCGCGACCGTTCTCAACGGCGCCAATGTCGGCCGCAATTGCCTCGTCGGCGCCAATTCCCTGTTGTCCGAAGGCAAAGCCTACCCCGACAATTCGCTGATCGTCGGCGCGCCGGCGCGTGTGGTGCGCGAACTGACGGAGTCCGAGATCGGCAAATTGCGCGAAAGCGCCGCGGGCTATATCGCCAATGCGCGGCGCTACGGACGCAGCCTGGTGCCGGCTCGCGAAGAGCGGCAGTCCATCAAAGCTTGA
- a CDS encoding zinc-finger domain-containing protein: MANHGTPHFHNQPGVARIRIGAREFMCTGALPPFDHPHVFIDMGDASDAICPYCSTHYVHDASLAPGACEPPECAFPVEKAAAA, encoded by the coding sequence ATGGCGAACCACGGCACCCCGCATTTTCACAACCAGCCCGGCGTGGCACGTATCCGCATCGGCGCCAGGGAATTCATGTGCACCGGCGCGCTGCCGCCCTTTGATCATCCGCATGTTTTCATCGATATGGGCGATGCCTCCGACGCGATCTGCCCCTATTGCTCGACCCATTATGTCCATGACGCGAGCCTTGCACCCGGCGCCTGCGAGCCGCCGGAATGCGCCTTCCCCGTCGAGAAGGCGGCAGCAGCCTGA
- the gpt gene encoding xanthine phosphoribosyltransferase, producing MTDSPERAFHVSWDQFHRDARALAWRLAEMAPFSAVVGIARGGLVPAAIVARELNLRIVESISVVSYEHTAQQGPPKIVKPIVPEIAVGRGVGVLVVDDLVDTGATVRVVRELLPKAHFATVYAKPLGRPHVDTFMTEVSQDTWIHFPWDLGLAFQAPIAATKG from the coding sequence ATGACCGATAGCCCGGAAAGAGCCTTTCACGTCTCCTGGGATCAGTTCCATCGGGATGCCCGCGCGCTGGCGTGGCGGCTCGCGGAGATGGCGCCGTTTTCAGCCGTGGTCGGCATCGCGCGGGGCGGCCTGGTGCCGGCCGCGATCGTCGCGCGCGAGCTCAATCTGCGGATTGTCGAGTCGATCTCGGTCGTCAGCTACGAGCATACGGCGCAACAGGGACCGCCGAAGATCGTCAAGCCCATCGTGCCCGAAATCGCAGTGGGGCGGGGCGTGGGCGTGCTCGTTGTCGATGATCTTGTCGATACCGGCGCCACCGTCCGCGTCGTGCGCGAGCTGTTACCCAAGGCGCATTTCGCGACGGTCTATGCCAAGCCGCTCGGGCGTCCGCATGTCGATACATTCATGACCGAGGTTTCACAGGACACCTGGATTCATTTCCCCTGGGATCTGGGCCTCGCCTTCCAGGCGCCGATCGCGGCTACCAAGGGATAG
- a CDS encoding alpha/beta fold hydrolase — MQEFSSQGVRIAYIDALPGGGESGRPVLLIHGFASNHAVNWVFPQWLKTLNGAGRRVVAFDNRGHGRSQKLYRPGDYALDLMAADARNLLDHLAIPSADIIGYSLGARIATAFALAYPERANAFVFGGLGSKLFETAGLGEPIAEALEAPSAADLSEGLGKTFRLFAETTKGDLKALAACARGARRKFTRAELAAIVDPVLVAAGTKDDIAGDPQPLAAILPAGEALAIPDRDHNRSVGDAAFKKAAVAFLDRWS, encoded by the coding sequence ATGCAGGAATTTTCGTCCCAGGGCGTGCGGATCGCCTATATCGACGCGCTGCCGGGAGGCGGCGAGAGTGGCCGCCCGGTTCTGCTCATCCACGGTTTTGCCTCAAACCATGCCGTCAACTGGGTTTTTCCCCAGTGGCTGAAGACGCTGAACGGCGCCGGCCGGCGTGTTGTGGCGTTCGACAACCGCGGCCATGGCCGCAGCCAGAAGCTCTACCGGCCAGGTGACTACGCGCTCGACCTGATGGCGGCGGACGCCCGCAATCTGCTCGATCACCTCGCCATTCCCTCGGCCGACATCATCGGCTATTCACTCGGCGCGCGGATTGCCACGGCCTTCGCGCTCGCTTATCCCGAGCGGGCGAACGCTTTCGTCTTCGGCGGCCTGGGCAGCAAGCTCTTCGAGACGGCGGGGCTCGGCGAGCCCATAGCCGAGGCGCTTGAGGCTCCCTCCGCCGCTGACTTGAGTGAGGGGCTCGGCAAGACCTTCCGGCTTTTCGCCGAAACGACCAAAGGCGATCTGAAAGCCCTTGCGGCCTGCGCCCGCGGGGCGCGCCGGAAATTCACCCGCGCCGAACTCGCCGCGATTGTCGACCCGGTCCTCGTCGCCGCCGGCACCAAAGACGATATTGCCGGCGATCCGCAGCCGCTCGCCGCGATTTTGCCCGCGGGGGAGGCGTTGGCGATCCCCGACCGCGACCACAACCGTAGTGTCGGCGATGCCGCGTTCAAGAAGGCCGCCGTAGCCTTCCTCGATCGCTGGTCCTAG
- the cysE gene encoding serine O-acetyltransferase, protein MAKTSLASASRGRPVFTRIRQEAENLISHDLSIAALVTPAVLEQPSLEAAVIYRVASRLGDTTISIEQIRRTYTDIVADDASIGAAFEADILAFLDRDPSCKRLIEPLLYFKGFQALATHRLAHALWNQGRYDFGLYLQSRSSEVFQTDIHPAAKIGKGIFLDHATGLVVGSTAVIEDDVSLLQDVTLGGTGKEAGDRHPKIRHGVLIGAGAKVLGNIEVGHCARIATGSVVLHPVPPKTTVAGVPAQVVGDAGCAEPARSMDQILAAKMARG, encoded by the coding sequence TTGGCAAAAACGTCCTTGGCCAGCGCGAGTCGCGGGAGACCGGTCTTCACCCGCATCCGCCAAGAGGCGGAGAACCTGATCAGCCACGACCTGAGCATCGCCGCGCTCGTTACGCCGGCCGTGCTTGAGCAACCAAGCCTGGAGGCCGCGGTCATTTACCGCGTCGCCTCGCGGCTCGGCGATACCACGATCTCAATCGAGCAAATCCGCCGGACCTATACCGATATCGTCGCCGACGATGCTTCGATTGGTGCCGCGTTCGAGGCCGATATTCTGGCTTTCCTCGATCGCGATCCAAGCTGCAAGCGGCTGATCGAGCCGCTGCTCTATTTCAAGGGCTTTCAGGCGCTCGCCACGCATCGGCTCGCACATGCGCTGTGGAATCAGGGCCGTTACGATTTCGGCCTCTATCTCCAAAGCCGTTCGTCCGAAGTCTTCCAGACCGACATTCATCCCGCCGCGAAAATCGGCAAGGGTATTTTCCTCGATCACGCGACGGGCCTTGTGGTCGGCTCCACGGCGGTGATCGAAGATGACGTATCGTTGCTTCAAGACGTCACTTTGGGCGGCACCGGCAAGGAAGCCGGCGACAGGCATCCGAAAATCCGCCATGGTGTGCTGATCGGCGCCGGCGCCAAGGTCCTCGGCAATATCGAGGTCGGCCATTGCGCGCGGATCGCGACCGGCTCCGTGGTTCTCCATCCTGTGCCGCCAAAAACGACGGTGGCGGGCGTGCCCGCGCAAGTCGTCGGCGATGCCGGCTGCGCCGAACCGGCGCGCTCGATGGATCAGATTCTGGCTGCGAAAATGGCGCGCGGATGA
- a CDS encoding PAS domain-containing protein: MRQQATRELLAYWSRLRGTRPAPDRAEIDLAAIRGSLADLFVLDLDAARQFPFLMAGTRLNAFFCAELLGRSFLSLWGPQDARSIAAGLLTVVDSACPIIAASAAHPEGYRDADIEILLLPLRHAGLSQARILGLATPAVQPPWAGLLPVPHLALRAMRTVEVETGWARSADTSLFPDAPHVWSAHRPADIRGHLRIFDGGK, encoded by the coding sequence ATGAGACAGCAAGCAACGCGCGAGCTTCTTGCCTATTGGAGCAGGTTGCGCGGCACGCGTCCGGCGCCGGATCGCGCCGAGATAGATCTGGCGGCAATCCGTGGCTCGCTCGCGGATTTGTTCGTGCTCGACCTCGATGCGGCGCGTCAATTTCCGTTCCTGATGGCGGGCACGCGACTCAATGCTTTCTTTTGTGCCGAATTGCTGGGCCGGTCTTTTCTCAGCCTCTGGGGACCGCAGGACGCGCGCTCGATCGCCGCCGGTCTGCTGACCGTGGTCGATTCCGCCTGCCCCATTATCGCCGCGAGCGCCGCGCATCCGGAAGGCTACCGCGACGCTGATATAGAGATTCTTCTTCTTCCGTTACGGCATGCCGGCCTTTCGCAAGCGCGCATTCTCGGCTTGGCGACGCCGGCCGTGCAGCCGCCCTGGGCTGGCCTGCTGCCGGTTCCTCACCTTGCGTTACGTGCCATGCGCACCGTCGAGGTCGAAACCGGATGGGCGCGTTCGGCCGACACGTCACTCTTCCCGGACGCGCCGCATGTATGGAGCGCACACAGGCCCGCGGATATTCGCGGCCACCTACGCATCTTTGATGGAGGAAAGTAG
- a CDS encoding D-2-hydroxyacid dehydrogenase family protein, giving the protein MPKVAILDDYARVALDLADWSPVRSRAEVTAFDRHLSEDEAVEALESFDVVCTLRERMAFPRTLIERLPNLKLITIVGMSLPNLDMAAASERGILVTHPNFADPRFAAAGNGTPELAWGLLIATVRNLAEEHRHMREGGWQTTTGLTLSGKTLGLLGLGKIGKRMNEYAKVFGMEVIAWSQNLTDEAAAAVGARRVEKETLFAEADVVSIHLVLSERTRGLVTGAELGLMKPSAYLINTSRGPIVDEAALIATLGAGRIAGAGLDVYDIEPLPHDHPLRFLPNVTLSPHLGYVTRELLNAVYSDTVEAVAAWLDGKPVRIVNQEALRR; this is encoded by the coding sequence ATGCCCAAAGTAGCGATACTCGACGACTACGCACGCGTCGCCCTCGACCTCGCCGACTGGTCGCCCGTGCGAAGCAGGGCGGAAGTTACGGCTTTCGACCGTCACCTCTCCGAGGACGAAGCCGTTGAGGCGCTGGAATCGTTTGATGTGGTTTGCACACTCCGCGAGCGCATGGCTTTTCCGCGCACGCTGATCGAACGGCTGCCGAATCTGAAACTGATCACGATCGTCGGCATGAGCCTGCCGAACCTCGACATGGCCGCTGCCAGCGAACGCGGCATCCTCGTGACGCATCCGAACTTCGCCGACCCGAGATTCGCCGCTGCTGGCAACGGCACGCCGGAATTGGCATGGGGGCTGCTGATCGCGACGGTGCGCAACCTGGCCGAAGAACACCGGCACATGCGTGAGGGCGGCTGGCAGACCACTACCGGTCTGACCCTTTCCGGCAAGACGCTCGGCCTTCTCGGTCTCGGCAAGATCGGCAAGCGCATGAACGAATATGCGAAGGTGTTCGGGATGGAGGTTATCGCCTGGAGTCAGAATCTTACCGACGAGGCCGCGGCGGCGGTCGGCGCGCGCCGGGTCGAGAAAGAGACTCTCTTTGCAGAAGCCGACGTGGTCTCCATCCACCTTGTGCTGTCGGAGCGCACGCGAGGTCTCGTCACTGGAGCCGAACTCGGCTTGATGAAGCCAAGCGCCTATTTGATCAACACCTCCAGAGGTCCAATCGTCGATGAGGCTGCTCTTATCGCTACTCTTGGAGCTGGACGGATCGCCGGAGCAGGGCTGGACGTCTATGACATCGAGCCGCTGCCGCACGACCATCCGTTGCGGTTTCTGCCGAACGTGACGCTGTCTCCCCACCTTGGGTACGTCACTCGCGAACTGCTCAACGCGGTTTACTCGGACACCGTAGAAGCCGTGGCGGCCTGGCTGGATGGAAAGCCCGTTCGCATCGTGAACCAGGAGGCTCTACGGCGCTAA
- a CDS encoding division plane positioning ATPase MipZ yields MTARAAMPEIDPPDLRSAHVIVVANEKGGTGKSTLSIHISVALLKAGFRVATIDLDTRQQTLTRFFENRASWAVNAPWNVELPRHHALDRGNSDNVRDNETWEFGAFATAISEVEHEYEFVVIDTPASDSYLMRLAHSLADTLVSPVNDSFIDVDVFSRVHHDRTQRGQVAQYADLVLEARRKRKMVDQGIIDWIIVRNRMSSTQSNNAKQIAASLSRLASQLKFRPANGLHDRVIFRELFPIGLTALDPIEEAMRSNSLSTSQLAARREVEELIATLQLPERSRGMAHLQARHDWFERISRYYRELQD; encoded by the coding sequence ATGACTGCGCGAGCCGCGATGCCCGAGATTGATCCGCCGGATTTGCGCAGCGCGCATGTCATCGTCGTCGCTAACGAAAAAGGCGGCACCGGCAAGTCGACCCTGTCGATCCATATCAGCGTGGCTTTGTTGAAGGCCGGCTTTCGCGTCGCCACCATCGATCTCGATACGCGCCAGCAGACATTGACACGCTTCTTTGAAAATCGCGCCTCCTGGGCGGTGAATGCGCCGTGGAATGTCGAACTGCCGCGACACCACGCGCTCGACCGCGGCAATTCGGACAATGTACGCGACAACGAAACCTGGGAGTTCGGCGCTTTCGCAACGGCGATTTCCGAAGTCGAACACGAATACGAATTCGTAGTCATCGATACTCCGGCGAGCGATTCCTATCTGATGCGTCTGGCGCATTCTCTCGCCGACACGCTCGTCTCGCCGGTCAATGATTCTTTCATCGACGTCGATGTGTTCTCGCGTGTGCATCATGATCGCACGCAACGCGGTCAGGTCGCGCAATATGCCGACCTCGTGCTCGAAGCGCGGCGCAAGCGCAAAATGGTTGATCAAGGTATTATCGACTGGATCATCGTGCGCAACCGCATGTCCTCGACCCAATCGAACAATGCCAAGCAGATCGCCGCGAGCCTGTCGCGCCTCGCCTCGCAGTTGAAGTTCCGCCCGGCCAACGGGCTTCACGACCGTGTGATTTTCCGGGAGCTTTTCCCCATCGGGCTCACGGCGCTCGATCCGATCGAGGAAGCGATGCGCAGCAACAGCCTCTCCACCTCGCAGCTTGCCGCCCGCCGCGAGGTCGAAGAGTTGATCGCGACCCTGCAATTGCCCGAGCGAAGCCGCGGCATGGCGCACCTGCAAGCACGGCACGATTGGTTTGAGCGGATTTCGCGCTATTATCGCGAACTTCAGGACTAG
- a CDS encoding FAD-dependent monooxygenase gives MSEPPHALIAGAGIGGLTAALALARRGWRITLIERRDGHEDIGAGLQISPNASAILRDLGLLPKLIEASLAPEAVHIHRARDGATLARLPLIDAESRWGAPYLYAHRADLIRVLREAALAEPGVAFHPQTALAGFDQTSHGVTVAALRDAMRVSFSADCLIGADGVRSFVRARNAALQGKADDLPKLAHYVAWRALVPADRVAAALRAPESALWLGAGAHLVHYPLRGGSVINVVAVIDAVWPLDDKADLWSQPGDPAFIATRFARWAAPVRDLVAAAGDWRLWPLVERRTPAHWNNGRIALLGDAAHAMVPFLAQGAAQAIEDAAALAAQLVPGRDVPAALAAYSAARTARAGRVQSESRLQARRYHLRWPASRVRDAALRALGPARLLGRYDWLYGAKTAWNTGMAEANPPI, from the coding sequence TTGTCTGAACCGCCGCATGCCCTCATCGCCGGGGCGGGGATCGGCGGCCTGACGGCTGCACTGGCTCTGGCGCGGCGCGGCTGGCGCATTACGCTCATCGAGCGCCGCGACGGCCACGAGGACATCGGCGCGGGATTGCAGATCTCTCCCAACGCAAGTGCGATCCTGCGCGATCTCGGTCTGTTGCCGAAACTGATCGAAGCCAGCCTCGCGCCCGAGGCGGTTCACATCCACCGTGCGCGCGACGGCGCGACGCTCGCACGGCTGCCCTTGATCGATGCTGAAAGCCGCTGGGGGGCACCGTATCTCTACGCGCATCGCGCCGACCTCATCCGTGTCTTGCGCGAGGCGGCGCTTGCCGAGCCGGGCGTCGCCTTTCATCCGCAGACCGCTCTCGCCGGCTTCGATCAGACATCGCACGGCGTAACAGTCGCTGCCTTACGCGACGCGATGCGCGTCAGCTTCTCGGCCGACTGCCTGATCGGCGCCGATGGCGTGCGCTCCTTCGTGCGCGCGCGCAACGCGGCTTTGCAGGGCAAGGCGGATGATCTGCCGAAGCTGGCGCATTATGTCGCCTGGCGCGCTCTGGTCCCGGCAGACCGCGTCGCCGCCGCCTTGCGCGCGCCGGAGAGCGCCTTATGGCTCGGCGCGGGCGCACATCTCGTGCATTACCCGCTGCGCGGCGGCTCGGTCATCAATGTCGTTGCGGTCATCGATGCGGTATGGCCGCTCGACGACAAGGCCGATCTCTGGTCGCAGCCGGGCGATCCCGCTTTCATTGCGACGCGATTTGCACGCTGGGCGGCGCCGGTGCGCGATCTCGTCGCCGCCGCTGGCGATTGGCGCCTTTGGCCCCTGGTCGAGCGGCGGACACCGGCTCATTGGAACAACGGTCGCATCGCGCTGCTCGGAGATGCCGCGCATGCCATGGTGCCCTTTCTCGCACAGGGCGCCGCTCAAGCTATCGAGGACGCGGCCGCCCTTGCCGCTCAGCTCGTGCCCGGCCGCGATGTTCCCGCTGCGCTTGCCGCTTACAGCGCGGCACGAACGGCCCGCGCCGGGAGAGTACAAAGCGAATCGCGCCTGCAGGCGCGCCGCTATCATCTGCGCTGGCCAGCCTCGCGCGTGCGCGACGCCGCGCTGCGTGCACTCGGACCGGCGCGGCTCCTCGGGCGCTATGACTGGCTCTATGGCGCAAAGACGGCGTGGAACACCGGAATGGCAGAGGCGAATCCGCCCATATGA
- a CDS encoding PilZ domain-containing protein, giving the protein MAAKLKLQLKSVERRRHMRVDVKLLGRYMLADRREFPCQTVNMSPGGLAIDAPVRGDIGERVVIYLDQLGRVEGRIARHTERGFAIQMTMPLSKREKIANQLTWLLNRDALGGAENRSHERIIPLRLRSILRIDGDHEHIVQLIDVSISGAAVATTAKPALGTKLKLGQTDSEVVRHFEGGLAVRFDKLIPIERFDENIKL; this is encoded by the coding sequence ATGGCAGCCAAGCTCAAGTTACAGCTTAAATCTGTCGAACGGCGACGCCACATGCGCGTCGATGTGAAGTTGCTTGGCCGTTACATGCTCGCCGACCGGCGCGAATTCCCCTGCCAGACCGTTAACATGTCGCCGGGCGGTCTTGCGATCGATGCGCCGGTCCGCGGCGACATCGGCGAACGAGTCGTCATCTATCTCGATCAGCTCGGCCGCGTCGAAGGCAGAATCGCCCGCCACACGGAGCGCGGCTTCGCGATCCAGATGACGATGCCGCTCTCCAAGCGGGAAAAGATCGCCAATCAGCTTACCTGGCTTCTCAACCGGGATGCGCTGGGCGGCGCGGAAAATCGCAGCCATGAGCGCATCATTCCGCTGCGCCTGCGTTCGATTCTGCGGATCGATGGCGATCATGAGCATATCGTGCAATTGATCGACGTTTCGATTTCTGGCGCTGCGGTTGCGACCACGGCAAAACCCGCCCTAGGCACCAAACTCAAGCTCGGCCAGACGGACAGCGAGGTCGTACGCCATTTCGAGGGTGGCCTTGCCGTGCGTTTCGACAAGTTGATTCCCATCGAAAGATTCGACGAGAACATCAAGCTTTGA
- a CDS encoding copper chaperone PCu(A)C, translated as MKISLAGSALLALFTATLVLPKAVAAEDSPNVSIGTLFIEGAFTRPTVPGAKNAAGYLSIINEGSVPDRLISVNSDISDKSELHETKTVNGAQRTEVLENGIEIPAGATVNLSPGGDHAAFLNIHHPVKDGDIIHATLGFENAGQIDIGFHTEQGLSKDTDQ; from the coding sequence TTGAAAATTTCCCTCGCCGGCTCTGCCCTTCTGGCCCTCTTCACCGCCACACTCGTGCTGCCCAAGGCGGTTGCCGCTGAGGACTCCCCCAATGTCAGCATCGGCACCTTGTTCATCGAAGGCGCCTTCACCCGGCCGACGGTGCCGGGCGCGAAAAATGCCGCAGGTTATCTCTCGATCATCAACGAAGGCAGCGTGCCGGACCGGCTCATCTCGGTCAATTCGGATATTTCTGACAAGAGCGAACTGCACGAAACGAAGACGGTGAACGGCGCGCAGCGGACGGAAGTCCTGGAGAATGGAATCGAAATTCCCGCCGGCGCCACGGTGAACCTCTCTCCCGGCGGCGATCACGCGGCGTTCCTGAATATCCACCATCCGGTCAAGGATGGGGACATCATCCACGCGACGCTCGGCTTTGAGAACGCAGGGCAGATCGACATCGGCTTTCACACCGAGCAAGGCCTGAGCAAAGATACGGATCAGTAA
- a CDS encoding competence/damage-inducible protein A — protein sequence MSVMPPKPVTAALLVIGDEILSGRTKDKNIGFAADFLTERGIDLREVRVVPDVIDEIVAALNTLRHRYSYVFTTGGIGPTHDDVTADAIGVAFGVPVAEDPRAIELLLQRIKREDLNAARRRMARVPAGAELVENSVSTAPGFRIGNVIVMAGVPVIMQAMLTAVAPSLETGPRTLAVSIAAGNIPEGAYAAALGTIAEHNPALSIGSYPSVVDGKFNNEIVVRGKDAEGVAAAVAAIEEVIAELRATGRDKYTIT from the coding sequence ATGTCTGTAATGCCACCGAAGCCGGTTACCGCAGCGCTTCTCGTCATCGGCGACGAAATTCTGAGCGGCCGGACCAAGGACAAGAATATCGGCTTCGCTGCCGATTTTCTGACCGAGCGCGGCATCGATCTGCGTGAGGTGCGCGTCGTGCCCGATGTGATCGATGAGATCGTCGCTGCGCTCAACACCCTGCGGCACCGCTATTCCTATGTCTTCACCACTGGCGGCATCGGTCCGACGCACGATGACGTGACGGCCGATGCGATCGGCGTTGCCTTCGGCGTGCCTGTCGCGGAAGATCCGCGCGCCATCGAATTGCTGCTGCAAAGAATCAAGCGCGAGGACCTCAATGCGGCGCGCCGGCGTATGGCGCGCGTGCCCGCCGGCGCCGAACTTGTCGAGAATTCCGTCTCCACCGCGCCGGGTTTCAGAATAGGCAATGTCATCGTCATGGCCGGTGTGCCGGTCATCATGCAGGCCATGCTCACCGCCGTCGCGCCGAGCCTCGAGACGGGGCCGCGCACGCTCGCCGTGAGCATCGCCGCCGGCAATATTCCGGAAGGCGCCTATGCTGCCGCGCTCGGCACCATCGCGGAGCATAATCCGGCGCTCTCGATCGGCTCCTATCCATCAGTCGTCGATGGTAAGTTCAACAACGAGATCGTCGTGCGCGGCAAGGATGCCGAAGGGGTCGCCGCCGCCGTCGCGGCGATCGAAGAGGTCATCGCCGAATTGCGCGCGACGGGCCGCGACAAATATACGATCACATGA
- a CDS encoding DUF3126 family protein, whose amino-acid sequence MDKVELHKLQGFLRQAFGNQSLKVVPAKRNPDDAEVYLGERSIATISVDDEDGDRSFALELKIPVERPVLQDYLRRLFENDKLRILPRPKKNDSVELNSGDDYLGVISQDNPKGSSFTLQVAILDFDLEDF is encoded by the coding sequence TTGGATAAGGTCGAACTGCATAAGTTGCAGGGCTTTCTGCGCCAGGCTTTTGGCAATCAAAGCCTCAAGGTCGTCCCGGCGAAGCGCAATCCTGACGACGCCGAAGTTTATCTTGGCGAGCGCAGCATCGCCACGATCTCCGTCGACGACGAGGACGGCGATCGCTCCTTTGCACTAGAGTTGAAAATCCCGGTCGAACGCCCTGTTTTGCAAGACTATCTGCGCCGCTTGTTCGAGAACGACAAATTGCGCATCCTGCCGCGGCCAAAGAAAAACGACTCCGTCGAGCTTAACTCCGGCGACGATTACCTCGGCGTCATCTCCCAGGACAATCCCAAGGGCAGCAGCTTCACGCTGCAGGTCGCGATTCTGGATTTCGATCTGGAAGATTTCTGA